A window of Primulina tabacum isolate GXHZ01 chromosome 4, ASM2559414v2, whole genome shotgun sequence contains these coding sequences:
- the LOC142542496 gene encoding uncharacterized protein LOC142542496 isoform X2 yields the protein MAEGVEKNDDFYAVLGLKKDCTTAELRNAYKKLALKWHPDRCSASGSAKHLEDAKKKFQAIQQAYSVLSNSDKRFLYDLGVYDCEDDNDENGMGDFLNEMVSMMSQSNDNGNESFEELQELFYNMFDSDIDSFGSSSSSSSCSAAPPTYFSSPKPSYNETHCNRNFSGISGNSKAKAAKFEGLGEGVMILS from the exons ATGGCTGAAGGGGTAGAGAAAAACGACGATTTTTATGCGGTTTTGGGGCTGAAGAAGGATTGCACGACGGCAGAGCTTAGGAATGCGTACAAGAAGCTTGCACTG AAATGGCACCCGGATCGCTGCTCCGCCTCGGGGAGTGCGAAGCATTTGGAAGATGCAAAGAAGAAATTTCAGGCCATCCAGCAAGCCTATTCTG TGCTCTCAAACAGCGATAAAAGGTTCTTGTATGACTTAGGAGTTTATGACTGCGAAGACGATAATGACGAAAAT GGTATGGGTGACTTCTTGAATGAAATGGTATCAATGATGAGCCAATCCAAT GACAATGGAAATGAAAGTTTTGAAGAACTGCAAGAACTCTTCTACAATATGTTTGACAGCGACATTGACTCCTTtggttcttcttcttcatcatcttcttgttCTGCAGCCCCTCCTACATATTTTTCGTCACCCAAACCTTCTTACAACGAGACCCATTGCAACAGAAACTTCTCTGGGATCTCAGGCAATTCAAAAGCCAAAGCTGCTAAATTCGAAGGATTAGGTGAAGGGGTAATGATATTGAGTTAA
- the LOC142542495 gene encoding ABC transporter B family member 19-like, which translates to MINKFVNQMVHFVHHIFTFICGYVVGFMRSWKVSLAVFAVTPLTMACGITYKAVYGSLTAKEEASYTKAGSIAEQALSCIRNVLSFVAEDALAEKYSNFLERSVPLRAKIGFAKGAGIGIIYLVTYATWALAFWYGLILVAKGQLSGGAAIACFFGVNVGGRGLALALSYFAQFSQGTVAASRVFEIIDRIPDVDPYGSNGFKPSNICGSIEFRDVSFAYPSRPTIQILQSLNLVIHASKTLALVGTSGAGKSTILALIERFYDPNQGFITLDGYDLRTLQVKWLRNQISMVGQEPVLFATTILENVIMGKKNATKKEAIRACMAANAHDFISNLPQGYDTKTRDRGTLLSGGQKQRIALARAMINDPVILLLDEATSALDPEAEFLVQQAIDTISRGRTTIIIAHRLATVKNADTVVVLDCGSVVEIGDHRQLMEKSGFYSDLVKLSLEGVPQSVLNQFDQPKNLDFSAYEKYMHNESKMLNVHEISKCMYLKSVQNENEVEEKENQSKLTKYNLRDIWNLQKPELTLLIIGIFFAMLAGAILSVFPLILGQALNVYFLTDEQKLKRDAGYLCLVLVGLGFGCITFMTGQQGFCGWAPTKLTKRLRNMLFKAILRQEPSWFDFDENSTGILESRLSLDCVSFRSVLGDRFSVLLMGLSSAAVGLGISFFLEWRLTLLAAALTPLTLGASYLNLIISIGPKLDNTSYARASNIAAGAVSNIRTVATFGTQECLVQSFDKALSEPNRILVKKSQILGLILGFSQGAMYGAYTLTLYFGAYVVKQGQTNFGVVYKIFLILVLSSFSVGQLAGLAPDTSMAATAIPAVFAILNRRPAIGGDCKKSRKFKSSKVFDIELKKVTFAYPARPSATVLRDFSLKIKGGKMVALLGGSGSGKSTVLWMIQRFYDPLSGKILMGDFDLKELDLKWLRRQISLVDQEPALFAGSIGENIAFANPNASWVEIEAAAKEAYIHNFICSLPKGYETEVGENGVQLSGGQKQRIAIARFYTQESKSTATR; encoded by the exons atgataaataaatttgtaaatcaGATGGTACATTTTGTTCACCATATATTTACCTTCATCTGCGGCTATGTGGTCGGTTTCATGCGATCATGGAAAGTCTCCCTGGCAGTGTTTGCTGTGACCCCACTAACAATGGCTTGTGGCATCACCTACAAGGCAGTATATGGCAGCCTAACCGCAAAAGAAGAG GCGTCTTACACGAAAGCTGGAAGTATTGCAGAACAAGCCTTAAGTTGTATCAGAAATGTGCTTTCTTTTGTAGCAGAGGATGCTTTGGCAGAAAAGTATTCCAATTTTCTAGAGAGATCAGTGCCACTGAGAGCAAAAATTGGTTTCGCAAAAGGTGCAGGGATCGGGATTATCTATCTTGTTACTTATGCGACATGGGCTTTGGCATTCTGGTACGGCTTGATTTTGGTTGCAAAAGGGCAACTCTCTGGTGGTGCGGCTATTGCATGTTTCTTTGGTGTAAATGTTGGGGGCAG GGGATTGGCTCTGGCACTGTCGTATTTTGCTCAATTTTCACAAGGAACCGTAGCAGCTAGCCGAGTGTTTGAAATTATCGATCGGATCCCAGACGTTGATCCTTATGGTTCCAATGGATTTAAACCGTCAAATATTTGTGGGAGTATTGAATTTAGAGATGTATCTTTTGCTTACCCTTCTCGTCCAACTATCCAAATTCTACAGTCATTAAACCTAGTAATCCATGCATCAAAGACTCTAGCATTAGTTGGTACCAGTGGAGCTGGAAAATCCACCATTTTAGCTCTCATAGAGAGGTTCTATGATCCAAACCAGG GCTTTATTACCTTAGATGGTTATGATCTAAGGACATTGCAAGTGAAATGGTTAAGAAATCAAATAAGTATGGTCGGTCAAGAACCAGTTCTGTTTGCAACAACCATACTTGAGAATGTAATCATGGGGAAGAAAAATGCCACCAAGAAAGAGGCCATTAGAGCCTGTATGGCAGCAAATGCTCATGATTTCATCAGTAACCTTCCACAAGGCTATGATACCAAG ACTAGGGATAGAGGAACACTGCTTTCCGGAGGTCAAAAACAGCGTATAGCACTTGCACGAGCCATGATAAATGATCCAGTGATCCTCCTTTTGGATGAGGCCACGAGTGCCTTAGATCCCGAGGCTGAATTTCTCGTTCAACAGGCTATTGATACGATATCGAGGGGTAGAACAACCATAATTATAGCTCATAGGCTGGCTACTGTAAAAAATGCCGACACTGTTGTGGTACTTGATTGCGGATCAGTTGTTGAGATTGGTGATCATCGTCAGCTCATGGAAAAATCTGGATTTTATTCTGATCTTGTCAAGTTGTCTTTGGAAGGTGTCCCACAATCTGTTCTTAATCAATTTGATCAGCCCAAGAACTTAGATTTCTCCGCATATGAGAAATATATGCACAATGAATCAAAAATGCTGAATGTTCATGAAATATCAAAATGCATGTACTTGAAATCTGTGCAAAATGAAAATGAagtagaagaaaaagaaaatcagTCAAAATTGACGAAATATAACCTTAGAGACATCTGGAACTTGCAGAAACCAGAGCTGACTCTGCTGATAATAGGGATTTTCTTTGCCATGCTTGCAGGTGCAATTCTCTCTGTATTTCCCCTGATTCTGGGGCAAGCTCTAAACGTCTACTTTCTCACCGATGAGCAGAAGTTGAAGAGAGATGCTGGTTACCTATGTTTGGTACTGGTTGGACTAGGATTTGGTTGTATAACCTTTATGACAGGGCAACAAGGTTTTTGTGGTTGGGCTCCAACAAAGCTCACTAAAAGATTAAGAAATATGTTGTTCAAAGCTATACTGAGACAAGAACCAAGTTGGTTTGATTTCGATGAGAATTCAACTGGAATTCTTGAGTCAAGACTCTCATTAGATTGTGTTAGCTTTCGGTCAGTTCTTGGTGACCGTTTTTCCGTATTACTAATGGGGTTGAGCTCAGCAGCTGTTGGACTTGGCATCTCCTTTTTTCTTGAATGGAGACTAACTTTACTGGCTGCTGCTCTTACACCTCTGACACTTGGAGCTAGCTATTTAAACTTGATCATCAGCATTGGACCAAAATTAGACAACACCTCTTATGCCAGGGCTAGCAATATAGCTGCAGGAGCAGTGTCAAACATAAGAACTGTAGCCACATTTGGAACACAGGAATGCCTGGTTCAATCCTTCGATAAAGCTTTATCTGAGCCTAACAGAATTTTGGTCAAAAAGTCGCAAATTCTTGGATTAATCCTCGGATTTTCTCAAGGTGCCATGTACGGAGCTTATACTTTAACTCTCTATTTTGGTGCCTATGTTGTAAAACAAGGGCAGACAAATTTTGGGGTGGTGTACAAGATTTTCTTGATACTCGTTCTAAGCTCATTTTCTGTTGGACAACTAGCTGGCCTCGCACCAGACACTTCCATGGCCGCAACTGCAATACCTGCAGTTTTTGCTATCCTCAACCGTAGGCCTGCAATAGGTGGTGATTGCAAGAAAAGCAGGAAGTTTAAAAGCTCCAAGGTGTTTGATATTGAGTTAAAGAAGGTAACATTTGCATATCCAGCTAGGCCAAGTGCTACTGTTTTAAGGGATTTTAGTCTAAAGATAAAAGGTGGGAAGATGGTGGCTCTTCTGGGAGGAAGTGGATCAGGAAAATCAACGGTTTTATGGATGATTCAGAGATTTTATGATCCATTAAGTGGGAAAATTTTGATGGGAGATTTTGATTTGAAGGAGCTTGATTTGAAGTGGTTGAGAAGGCAGATATCTTTAGTTGATCAGGAGCCGGCACTTTTTGCTGGTAGTATAGGAGAGAACATTGCATTTGCGAATCCAAATGCTTCATGGGTTGAGATTGAAGCAGCTGCAAAAGAAGCTTATATACACAATTTCATATGTAGCCTTCCTAAAGGATATGAAACAGAG GTTGGTGAGAATGGAGTACAGCTATCAGGTGGACAAAAGCAGAGGATAGCAATAGCAAGGTTTTATACTCAAGAAAGCAAAAGTACTGCTACTAGATGA
- the LOC142541336 gene encoding uncharacterized protein LOC142541336 — translation MNIGQRVPVSKSFSSCTSNHFSQYLTPHKLTNPTPTSPFASDNDRSWQGELSWQFKPTRWQENQNLGAALSPWTASAAATPSSASSRIFRRSANDYYLSRTYGGFQRFTNLYYNSPHSSYDRLQSGRFEPHNYVGIDHKSPFLESNHSSDLRTSPCKSTILSNVNEVSDKSGGPLADKDELSMTDYGTTPPNNDPRWFYVSNAYDDENNDDDQQSNYQEMSKIHHGHDHFHNRLPYYGHGHEGYYDNEYDDFDRKSAIGEKNDEEDDPMAPKSVGLFSLFRYSTKLDLILIVLGCLGAFINGGSLPWYSYLFGNIANELARGQENDRHQMMRDVQKITCWRMVGERSAHRIRTEYLRAILRQDMEFFDTKISTGDNMHGTSSDVAQIQEVMAEKVDKS, via the exons ATGAATATCGGACAACGA GTCCCAGTATCTAAGTCATTTTCTAGCTGTACCTCCAACCATTTTTCTCAGTATCTGACGCCTCACAAGCTGACAAATCCCACTCCTACCAGCCCCTTTGCGTCTGATAATGATAGGTCTTGGCAAGGGGAGCTTTCGTGGCAGTTTAAGCCAACCAGATGGCAGGAAAATCAAAATCTTGGGGCAGCACTTAGTCCATGGACAGCCAGTGCTGCTGCCACTCCATCCAGTGCTAGTAGCAGGATATTCAGgagatctgccaatgactatTATCTTTCACGTACCTATGGTGGCTTCCAAAGATTCACCAATCTCTACTACAATAGCCCTCACTCGAGCTATGATCGATTGCAGTCAGGAAGGTTTGAGCCTCATAATTATGTTGGAATAGATCACAAAAGCCCATTTCTTGAGAGTAATCACTCTTCTGACTTGCGTACCAGTCCCTGTAAAAGCACAATCTTGTCAAATGTCAATGAAGTGAGCGATAAAAGTGGTGGCCCTTTGGCTGATAAAGATGAGTTAAGCATGACTGATTATGGCACCACCCCACCAAATAATGATCCAAGATGGTTCTATGTATCAAATGCTTACgatgatgaaaataatgatGATGATCAACAATCAAATTACCAGGAAATGTCAAAGATTCATCATGGTCATGATCATTTTCACAACAGGTTGCCTTATTATGGCCATGGCCATGAAGGGTACTATGATAATGAGTATGATGATTTCGATCGGAAGTCAGCAATCGGGGAAAAGAATGATGAAGAAGATGATCCTATGGCACCAAAATCAGTAGGCCTATTTAGCTTGTTTAGATATTCAACAAAGCTGGACCTCATTCTCATTGTTTTGGGATGCTTAGGAGCATTCATTAATGGAGGATCTCTTCCATGGTATTCTTATCTTTTTGGAAATATTGCCAATGAACTTGCCAGAGGACAAGAAAACGACAGGCATCAGATGATGAGAGATGTGCAGAAG ATTACATGCTGGCGAATGGTGGGAGAAAGATCAGCACACAGAATAAGAACTGAATATCTTCGAGCAATTCTACGCCAGGACATGGAATTTTTTGACACAAAGATCAGTACTGGTGATAACATGCATGGAACTTCAAGTGATGTTGCACAAATACAAGAAGTGATGGCGGAGAAGGTTGACAAGTCTTAA
- the LOC142542496 gene encoding uncharacterized protein LOC142542496 isoform X1, whose amino-acid sequence MAEGVEKNDDFYAVLGLKKDCTTAELRNAYKKLALKWHPDRCSASGSAKHLEDAKKKFQAIQQAYSVLSNSDKRFLYDLGVYDCEDDNDENGMGDFLNEMVSMMSQSNDNGNESFEELQELFYNMFDSDIDSFGSSSSSSSCSAAPPTYFSSPKPSYNETHCNRNFSGISGNSKAKAAKFEGLGEGVQSGERMVGRAGDNRRKGRKRKIMPDHDVSSTISA is encoded by the exons ATGGCTGAAGGGGTAGAGAAAAACGACGATTTTTATGCGGTTTTGGGGCTGAAGAAGGATTGCACGACGGCAGAGCTTAGGAATGCGTACAAGAAGCTTGCACTG AAATGGCACCCGGATCGCTGCTCCGCCTCGGGGAGTGCGAAGCATTTGGAAGATGCAAAGAAGAAATTTCAGGCCATCCAGCAAGCCTATTCTG TGCTCTCAAACAGCGATAAAAGGTTCTTGTATGACTTAGGAGTTTATGACTGCGAAGACGATAATGACGAAAAT GGTATGGGTGACTTCTTGAATGAAATGGTATCAATGATGAGCCAATCCAAT GACAATGGAAATGAAAGTTTTGAAGAACTGCAAGAACTCTTCTACAATATGTTTGACAGCGACATTGACTCCTTtggttcttcttcttcatcatcttcttgttCTGCAGCCCCTCCTACATATTTTTCGTCACCCAAACCTTCTTACAACGAGACCCATTGCAACAGAAACTTCTCTGGGATCTCAGGCAATTCAAAAGCCAAAGCTGCTAAATTCGAAGGATTAGGTGAAGGG GTGCAGTCGGGGGAAAGAATGGTAGGAAGGGCCGGGGATAACAGGAGGAAGGGAAGAAAACGAAAGATTATGCCTGACCACGACGTCTCCTCCACCATATCTGCCTAG